DNA from Nitrospira sp.:
ATTTTCAAGTGCAAGCCTTTCGGATCTTGCTGGAGTCTGCCGCTGCGGAACATGGCGCGCGTATGGCGGCGATGGACGGCGCGACCCGCAATGCGGGGCAGCTCATCAAGAAAGTGACCCTGTACTACAACAAGACCAGGCAAGCCGCCATTACGAAAGAACTCATGGATATCGTCGGCGGCGCGGAAGCGCTGAAATGAGTTCTGAATTTTGAGTTAGAAGTTTTGAGGTGCAAGCTTCCGGATAACTCGGAACTCAGCACTCAAAATTCATAACTGACGAGCAAAGGAGCGAGACGTGAGCACAGGAAAGGTCATCCAAGTCATCGGTCCGGTGGTGGACGTGGAGTTTCCTCCCGGCCAGCTCCCGAACATCTATAACGCGTTGAAGGTGACACAGGAAGAGAATAAGGCTGCCGGCACACCGGCGGTGCGGATTACGCTGGAGGTCGCGTCGCACCTCGGGGAAAATCGCGTACGCGGCATCGCGATGTCGACGACCGACGGCCTCACACGCGGGATGGACGTACAGGACACGGGAGCGGCCATTTCCGTGCCGGTTGGACGCGAGACGCTGGGACGACTGATCAACGTGCTCGGTGAACCGGTCGACGAGAAGGGGCCCATCAAGACGAAAAAGACGTACCCGATCCACCGGCCTGCGCCGAAGCTGGAAGATCAGGAGACCAAGACGGAAGTGCTCGAAACCGGCATCAAGGTCGTCGATCTGCTCGAACCCTACAGTAAGGGCGGAAAGGTCGGACTCTTCGGCGGCGCCGGGGTCGGGAAGACCGTCATCATCATGGAGCTCATCAACAACATCGCCCTGCACCACGGCGGCTTCTCCGTCTTTGCCGGCGTCGGCGAGCGGACCCGCGAGGGCAACGACCTTTGGCATGAAATGCAGGAGTCCAAAGTCATCGATCCGGATGACTATACGAAGTCAAAAGCCGCGTTGGTCTATGGCCAGATGAATGAACCGCCGGGTGCGCGCCTTCGTGTGGGCTTGACCGGCCTGACGGTCGCCGAATATTTCCGGGATGAAGAAAACCAGGATGTGCTGCTGTTCGTGGACAATATCTTCCGGTTTACCCAGGCCGGATCTGAAGTGTCCGCGCTGCTCGGGCGCATGCCGTCCGCGGTCGGTTACCAGCCGAACCTGTCCACAGAAATGGGTGCGTTGCAGGAGCGTATCACCTCGACGAAGCGCGGCTCGATTACGTCGGTACAGGCCATCTATGTGCCGGCCGACGACCTGACCGACCCGGCTCCGGCCACGGCCTTCGCCCACTTGGACGCCACGACCGTGTTGTCCCGGCAGCTGGCTGAGTTGGGGATTTATCCGGCGGTCGATCCGCTCGATTCCACATCACGTATTCTCGATCCGCAGATCATCGGGGAAGAACATTACAAGGTGGCGCGCGGCGTGCAGTCGGTCTTGCAACGGTACAAGGACCTGCAGGACATCATCGCGATTCTCGGGATGGACGAGTTGTCGGAAGACGACAAGATGGTCGTCGCGCGGGCGCGTAAGATCCAACGGTTCCTGTCCCAGCCGTTCCATGTGGCCGAAGCCTTCACCGGTGCGCCGGGCAAGTATGTGAAACTGAAGGACACGGTCCGCAGCTTCAAGGAAATCCTCGACGGCAAGTACGACCACCTGCCGGAACAGGCGTTCTACATGGTCGGGCCGATCGAAGAGGCGGTGGCGAAGGCGGAAAAAATGGGAGTAAAAGTCTAAGCAGGCGGGTGCTCTTCTGCTCGCAGAACGCGCACGCTCAGAAGGTGCTCGTTCGATGCGCGCAGGTCAGAGCAGCCCGCCTACTTTTCCCCCTGCGTAGCAGGGAGTAGGAAGAAGATGGCGAGGAAGATTCTATTAGAGGTAGTCACGCCGGAGAAGTTGCTCTTGAGCCAGGATGTCGATATGGTCATAGCGCCTGGTTCCGAGGGAGAGTTCGGAGTGTTGCCGGGACACTGTCATTTCCTCTCCACCCTCCGGATCGGTGAACTCCGGTACCAGACGGGAGATGTCTGGCACTATATGTCGGTCCTCTGGGGTTTTGCGGAAGTCACTCCCGCCAAAGTGACCGTGATGGCTGAGATCGCCGAAAAGGCCGAAGACATTGATGTCGGCCGCGCCCAGCAAGCGGTTGAAAAGGCCGAGCAACGCCTGCAGGCCGGCGGCCTTCCGTCGGAAGTCAAAGAAGCTCAGATCAGCCTCGAAAAAGCCCGCCTCCGCAAGAAGATCGCCGAACGCACCCGCAAGACCGGCCGCTCCTAGCAGTACATTTCCGCAATAATTTCCCGATCAACCTCCGCAGAGGCCGGCTTGGCCGCTCCTTTCATCTCGTGCAAGCCGCAGGCAATCTGATCGAACTGCCATCAAGGCGGGCGGTGCTCGTTGGACGCACGCGGTTGAGGACCAGCCAAGCAACTCCTCAAGAGAGAGGTGCCAGGAATCGATTTTAGAACGTCTTTATCGTATCCTTCCTTGTAAGTCTGCAGGGTAGAGGGCCAACAAACCAGAACGTTCTCATTTCTTAGGGACATGAAGTGCTGTGGAATGGAACATCATGCAATTTCCCCTTGAAGCCAAGCTGAAAGATGGTTCCACGATTGAGCTGATGCTGGCCGCGGACAATGATTTGCCCCTGTTAGCCAAACTCTATGACCGGATCGTGGAGGAGGGCAGGTCGTACCCGCACGAGCGACCGCTCACAGAAGGTGAATTTCAGGATTACTGGGTTCGGGGTAAGACCACCGTGGTGGCCTATGAACTGCCGCGGAAGCCGGAGCCCGAACTGCTCGGCGCGTTTTACCTGAAACCGAACTGGCCGGGTCGTGCGGGCCATGTGGCCAATGCGGGGTTTATCGTGACGCCGAAACGGCGAAATCGCGGGCTCGGCCTGCTCCTCGGTACGGCGATGCTCAACCATGCGAAGGCTCTCGGCTATCGCGGCGTGATCTTCAATCTGGTGTTTTCCGAAAACCAGGTTGCGCGACACCTGTGGAGCAAACTCGGGTTCCGACTGCTCGGCGTGATTCCTGAGGCGGTCAGGAACAACGACGGTTCTTACCAGGATGCCTTGATCATGTACCGGTCTTTGGTCTGAGGGGTTGTCGATGGAACAGGTCTGGAATCCAAAACAGTACGCAGCCCATGCGCGGTTTGTGGCGGACCTCGGTGCTCCCTTGATCGAGTCACTGGCGCCGAAGGCAGGCGAGCGGATTCTGGATCTCGGCTGTGGGGACGGAGTGCTGACCAAGCAGCTCCTGGACTTCGGTTGCGAGGTGCTGGGTGTGGATGCGAGCCCGGCCATGGTCGAAGCTGCACAGGCTCGTGGGGTGCGGGCGCAGGTGATGGATGGACAGGACCTTCCGTTTCACGAAGAGTTTGATGCGGTGTTCAGCAATGCGGCGTTGCACTGGATGCTGCAGCCGGACAGGGTCCTGCGCAACATTTGGAACTCCTTGCGGCCAGGAGGGCGTTTTATGGCGGAGTTCGGCGGACAAGGGAACCTGACTCATGTTCTGATCGGGCTCCATGGAGTGTTGAAGGACCAGGGATATGATCCCGAATCCATCAGGCCGTGGTATTT
Protein-coding regions in this window:
- a CDS encoding ATP synthase epsilon chain; translation: MARKILLEVVTPEKLLLSQDVDMVIAPGSEGEFGVLPGHCHFLSTLRIGELRYQTGDVWHYMSVLWGFAEVTPAKVTVMAEIAEKAEDIDVGRAQQAVEKAEQRLQAGGLPSEVKEAQISLEKARLRKKIAERTRKTGRS
- a CDS encoding ATP synthase beta chain, translating into MSTGKVIQVIGPVVDVEFPPGQLPNIYNALKVTQEENKAAGTPAVRITLEVASHLGENRVRGIAMSTTDGLTRGMDVQDTGAAISVPVGRETLGRLINVLGEPVDEKGPIKTKKTYPIHRPAPKLEDQETKTEVLETGIKVVDLLEPYSKGGKVGLFGGAGVGKTVIIMELINNIALHHGGFSVFAGVGERTREGNDLWHEMQESKVIDPDDYTKSKAALVYGQMNEPPGARLRVGLTGLTVAEYFRDEENQDVLLFVDNIFRFTQAGSEVSALLGRMPSAVGYQPNLSTEMGALQERITSTKRGSITSVQAIYVPADDLTDPAPATAFAHLDATTVLSRQLAELGIYPAVDPLDSTSRILDPQIIGEEHYKVARGVQSVLQRYKDLQDIIAILGMDELSEDDKMVVARARKIQRFLSQPFHVAEAFTGAPGKYVKLKDTVRSFKEILDGKYDHLPEQAFYMVGPIEEAVAKAEKMGVKV